A section of the Acidobacterium capsulatum ATCC 51196 genome encodes:
- a CDS encoding DUF6982 domain-containing protein: MAGARKKAIVRKFSREWLAGYLPQEDLCHLGMVELLDLESKVALVAAQEIKWVCYVRDFNSGEVNNPERLLRKTFAGRPRIEGVHLRLKLTDGDVIEGVAANDRSLLGAEGVFLLPPDTRSNTQRMWIPVTAIAELEAMAVVGSAKKKMVSARVDGAAAAADQPELFE, translated from the coding sequence ATGGCGGGAGCACGGAAAAAAGCGATTGTCCGCAAGTTCAGCCGCGAATGGCTCGCCGGATACCTGCCCCAGGAGGACCTTTGCCATCTGGGCATGGTGGAACTGCTGGATCTCGAAAGCAAGGTGGCGCTGGTCGCAGCGCAGGAGATCAAGTGGGTCTGCTATGTGCGGGATTTCAACTCGGGCGAGGTCAACAATCCTGAGCGACTGCTGCGCAAAACCTTTGCCGGGCGGCCCAGGATCGAGGGGGTTCATCTGCGGCTGAAGCTGACCGATGGCGATGTCATCGAAGGCGTGGCGGCGAATGACCGCTCCCTGCTGGGCGCGGAGGGCGTCTTTCTGCTGCCGCCGGATACGCGGAGCAATACCCAGCGCATGTGGATTCCGGTGACGGCGATTGCCGAGCTGGAGGCGATGGCGGTGGTCGGCTCAGCGAAGAAGAAGATGGTGTCGGCGCGCGTGGACGGAGCTGCCGCGGCCGCCGATCAGCCGGAACTGTTTGAGTAG
- the lpxD gene encoding UDP-3-O-(3-hydroxymyristoyl)glucosamine N-acyltransferase: MKLSVLAHQLGGVCTGEDDPEISGVAGIEEAQPGHLTFVANPKYTAEVKKTRASAVVVSPDFPEIALPALRVKNPDLAFARAIEVFYRGPVYAPGIHPKAEVHPTAKIGAGAHIGAYAVIGENVVIGEQAVILPHVVIYPGVTIGDRFFAHAHAVVRENCRLGDGVILQNGAVVGSDGFGFARLEGGGWYKIVQSGPAILDDEVEIQANACVDRARVGETHLHRGVKVDNLVQVGHGSIIGENSLLCSQTGLAGSTEIGRNVILAGQVGVAGHCKIGDGVIATAQAGLHGDIPAGSILSGSPGFDNKQWLRVTAIMPRLPELVRQLQRVVKQMEKWTAQQGSDVHPT; encoded by the coding sequence ATGAAGCTGTCAGTCCTGGCCCACCAGCTTGGTGGCGTTTGCACCGGTGAAGACGATCCGGAGATCTCCGGCGTTGCCGGCATTGAGGAAGCCCAGCCCGGGCACCTTACGTTTGTGGCGAATCCAAAATACACCGCCGAAGTGAAGAAGACGCGAGCCAGCGCGGTCGTGGTGAGCCCGGATTTCCCGGAGATTGCGCTGCCGGCGCTGCGGGTGAAGAATCCCGATCTGGCGTTTGCCAGGGCGATTGAGGTGTTCTATCGCGGGCCGGTGTATGCGCCGGGGATTCACCCGAAGGCCGAGGTCCATCCGACAGCGAAGATTGGCGCGGGAGCCCACATTGGAGCCTATGCCGTGATCGGCGAGAACGTGGTGATCGGCGAGCAGGCGGTGATTTTGCCGCATGTGGTGATTTATCCGGGCGTCACGATTGGGGACCGCTTTTTTGCGCACGCGCACGCGGTGGTGCGCGAGAATTGCCGCCTGGGCGATGGCGTGATTCTGCAGAATGGCGCGGTCGTTGGCTCGGACGGGTTCGGGTTTGCCCGGCTGGAGGGCGGCGGCTGGTACAAGATTGTGCAGTCGGGCCCGGCGATTCTGGACGATGAGGTCGAGATTCAGGCCAACGCCTGCGTGGACCGCGCGCGGGTGGGCGAGACGCACCTGCATCGCGGCGTGAAGGTGGACAACCTGGTGCAGGTGGGGCATGGGTCGATCATCGGGGAGAATTCCCTGCTCTGCTCGCAGACGGGTCTGGCGGGGTCAACAGAGATTGGGCGCAACGTGATTCTGGCCGGGCAGGTGGGTGTGGCCGGGCACTGCAAGATCGGGGATGGCGTGATTGCGACGGCCCAGGCCGGGCTGCATGGGGATATTCCGGCCGGGAGCATCTTGAGCGGCTCGCCGGGCTTTGACAACAAACAATGGCTGCGCGTGACGGCAATCATGCCACGTTTACCCGAGTTGGTGCGTCAATTACAGAGAGTGGTGAAGCAGATGGAGAAATGGACTGCGCAGCAAGGCTCGGATGTGCATCCTACTTAA
- a CDS encoding response regulator, translating to MFNDTDQETLASVTENPAQPIRVLLLDDHPENLLLRATILRKYGYLTETAATIEEAEAMLDEIDIAVLDYHLGAGQFGTEVAAELRQRRPQVPIIILSATLERRFGGVEDMHLLKGYSSIDDLVTALRSFEAKRRGKPVVVDARDFFYSRINMAMGDDVVLEILDADGTWQYVNEACARLLEHPREWFPGRNMFEEMPDLAPDWQEIIRTVARTRETYIDRTYRGLLNLPRKGTEWIWNVLVFPITLHDGATGVVLTARILERKPSI from the coding sequence ATGTTTAACGATACGGACCAGGAAACCCTTGCGAGCGTTACGGAGAACCCGGCACAGCCGATCCGGGTGTTGCTGCTGGACGACCATCCGGAAAACCTGCTTCTGCGGGCGACGATTCTGCGCAAGTACGGCTACCTGACGGAGACGGCCGCGACCATTGAAGAAGCCGAAGCCATGCTGGACGAGATTGATATCGCGGTGCTCGATTATCATCTCGGCGCGGGCCAGTTCGGCACGGAAGTGGCGGCGGAGCTGCGGCAGCGGCGCCCACAGGTGCCGATCATCATCTTGTCAGCGACGCTGGAGCGGCGCTTTGGCGGTGTCGAAGATATGCATCTGCTGAAGGGCTACAGCTCGATTGACGACCTGGTGACGGCGCTGCGGTCCTTTGAAGCCAAGCGGCGCGGCAAGCCTGTGGTGGTGGATGCGCGGGACTTCTTTTATTCGCGCATCAACATGGCGATGGGCGATGACGTGGTGCTTGAGATTCTGGACGCGGACGGCACCTGGCAGTACGTCAACGAGGCCTGCGCGCGATTGCTGGAGCATCCGCGGGAGTGGTTTCCGGGGCGCAATATGTTTGAGGAGATGCCCGACCTAGCTCCGGACTGGCAGGAGATCATTCGTACGGTGGCGCGGACGCGGGAGACGTATATCGACCGCACTTATCGCGGACTGCTGAACCTGCCGCGCAAAGGCACGGAGTGGATCTGGAATGTGCTGGTCTTTCCGATCACACTGCATGACGGCGCCACGGGCGTGGTGCTGACGGCGCGTATTCTGGAGCGGAAGCCGTCGATTTGA
- a CDS encoding sensor domain-containing diguanylate cyclase, with protein MSIDSQRGTSSLRLSLLAFVLTFLTGLLSLGLTRHLSHLNPIWWSNGVLLAAVLAARKRAWPMLLAAGGVAILLAHVIVVHTFGLAVALIDLCNLLEVLVAAWVLRVWMGESFDLRGAEKLWRFVLTAVLIAPSISGVFASLLHHYLQGIPFLQAMMQWYFADALGVATATPVAFALYRGQVRDIWRKDTSRQNIPLLLLLTLATVVCFLQPSVAFLFLLFPALLVVAVQTGWTGSGAGVLLIALIAVILTGLGYGPMASLEGVSLRIKTVDLQLFLASCSICGTIVSAIFEERRKLLKLAVENERRFRSLAESSPDVMVLTDLAGRRLYVSSAAKTLLGWSPKELLGKTYQSNIVHSDDVPALEEALSDVRRTGEGRTLTYRCQHKDGSYLWVEASLMLYRDMQSHDPIGFVNVVRDITSRKAAEERMQTAYLELQALAEIDALTGVANRRHFDKVLDAEWKRAIRTGAPTALLLIDVDWFKNYNDIYGHLEGDVCLRSIATWISVCIHRSTDLVARFGGEEFALILPDTDEAGAAALGERIREEIEARKVVHRGNEYGHITISAGCASLMPMRGTSGTLLIDAADKALYRAKSSGRNRVMRASDEQEPRIGGAEDTVSST; from the coding sequence ATGTCTATAGATTCGCAGCGGGGCACCTCTTCGCTACGCCTGAGTCTTCTTGCCTTTGTACTGACATTTCTGACCGGGCTGCTGAGCCTGGGGCTGACGCGACATCTCTCCCATCTGAATCCCATCTGGTGGTCCAACGGAGTATTGCTGGCTGCCGTGCTGGCTGCGCGCAAGCGGGCCTGGCCGATGCTGCTGGCCGCCGGCGGAGTGGCCATTCTGCTGGCGCACGTGATCGTTGTGCATACCTTCGGACTTGCGGTGGCACTGATTGACCTCTGCAACCTGCTGGAGGTTTTAGTCGCCGCCTGGGTTTTGCGGGTCTGGATGGGCGAGTCCTTTGACCTGAGAGGCGCCGAAAAGTTGTGGCGCTTTGTGCTGACGGCGGTTCTGATTGCGCCGTCCATCTCCGGGGTGTTTGCCTCATTGCTGCATCACTACCTGCAGGGCATTCCCTTTCTGCAGGCGATGATGCAGTGGTATTTTGCCGATGCGCTGGGGGTTGCGACCGCAACTCCGGTGGCCTTTGCGCTCTACCGGGGCCAGGTGCGGGACATCTGGCGCAAGGACACCAGCCGGCAGAACATTCCGCTGCTGCTGTTGTTAACGCTTGCGACGGTGGTGTGCTTTTTGCAGCCGAGTGTTGCGTTTCTCTTTTTGCTGTTCCCTGCCCTACTGGTGGTGGCCGTGCAAACCGGCTGGACCGGAAGCGGCGCAGGAGTTCTGCTGATTGCTCTGATCGCCGTGATTCTGACCGGGCTCGGCTACGGCCCCATGGCCAGCCTGGAAGGCGTTTCGCTCAGGATCAAGACAGTCGATCTTCAGCTTTTTCTTGCCTCGTGCTCCATCTGCGGAACGATTGTTTCCGCAATCTTTGAGGAGCGGCGCAAGCTGCTCAAGCTTGCGGTGGAGAACGAGCGGCGCTTCCGGTCGCTGGCCGAGAGTTCGCCGGATGTGATGGTGTTGACCGACCTGGCGGGACGGCGGCTTTATGTTTCGAGCGCGGCGAAGACTCTTCTGGGATGGAGTCCAAAAGAACTGCTGGGAAAGACCTATCAGAGTAACATCGTGCATTCGGACGATGTGCCCGCGCTGGAAGAGGCGCTGAGCGATGTGCGCCGCACCGGGGAAGGACGTACGCTCACCTACCGCTGCCAGCATAAAGATGGGTCTTATCTGTGGGTGGAGGCCAGCCTGATGCTCTACCGCGACATGCAGAGTCATGACCCGATCGGATTTGTGAACGTGGTGCGCGACATTACCAGCCGCAAAGCAGCCGAAGAGCGGATGCAGACAGCCTACCTGGAGCTGCAGGCGCTGGCTGAGATCGACGCACTGACAGGTGTGGCGAACCGGCGGCACTTTGACAAAGTGCTGGACGCGGAATGGAAGCGGGCCATTCGTACCGGCGCACCGACGGCGCTGCTGCTGATCGACGTGGACTGGTTCAAGAATTACAACGACATCTATGGGCACCTCGAGGGCGATGTATGCCTGCGCAGCATCGCTACGTGGATCTCGGTGTGCATTCACCGTTCCACAGACCTGGTGGCGCGGTTTGGCGGCGAAGAGTTTGCCCTGATTCTGCCGGATACGGACGAAGCCGGGGCGGCGGCGCTCGGCGAGAGAATCCGGGAAGAGATTGAGGCCCGCAAGGTCGTGCATCGCGGCAACGAATATGGCCACATCACGATCAGCGCGGGCTGCGCCTCATTGATGCCGATGCGCGGCACCAGCGGAACTCTGCTGATCGACGCCGCCGACAAGGCCTTGTACCGGGCCAAGAGCAGCGGCCGGAATCGTGTGATGCGCGCCAGCGATGAACAGGAGCCGCGCATCGGCGGCGCAGAAGACACCGTCTCAAGCACATAA